A DNA window from Pseudodesulfovibrio thermohalotolerans contains the following coding sequences:
- a CDS encoding LysM peptidoglycan-binding domain-containing protein → MIGRDSRYARCVLYRDSDGTSLGMRQRIDTTPRHDDRLHTVVEGDRLDLLAHRYLGDARLWWIICDYNDLFFPLALEPGLALRIPSREHVQMRLLD, encoded by the coding sequence ATGATCGGCCGTGATTCCCGCTACGCCCGCTGCGTTCTCTACCGGGACAGCGACGGCACCTCCCTCGGCATGCGCCAGCGCATCGACACCACCCCCAGACACGACGACCGCCTGCACACCGTGGTCGAGGGCGACCGCCTGGATCTGCTCGCGCACCGCTATCTGGGTGACGCCAGGCTCTGGTGGATCATCTGCGACTACAACGACCTCTTTTTCCCGTTGGCGCTCGAGCCGGGTCTGGCGCTGCGCATTCCCTCCCGCGAACACGTCCAGATGCGCCTGCTCGACTGA
- a CDS encoding YcbK family protein, translating into MGDLSKNFNRSEFACKGKNCCGHSAAVHPDLVDALQTLRDRIGKPLSITSGFRCNRHNKAVGGAEQSFHTLGMAADVSCPAGVWPEELAVIAEEIPLFREGGIGVYASWVHLDVRRSGKARWRS; encoded by the coding sequence ATGGGTGATCTCAGCAAAAATTTCAACCGTTCGGAATTCGCCTGCAAGGGCAAAAACTGCTGCGGCCATTCGGCTGCGGTCCATCCCGACCTGGTCGACGCCCTGCAGACGCTGCGCGACCGCATCGGTAAACCGCTGTCCATCACCAGCGGCTTTCGCTGCAACCGACACAACAAGGCGGTGGGCGGCGCGGAGCAGAGTTTCCACACGCTGGGCATGGCGGCCGACGTGAGCTGTCCCGCAGGCGTTTGGCCCGAGGAACTGGCGGTCATCGCCGAGGAGATCCCTCTCTTCCGCGAGGGCGGCATCGGCGTCTATGCCTCCTGGGTTCATCTCGACGTGCGCCGGTCGGGCAAGGCGAGGTGGCGGTCATGA
- a CDS encoding phage late control D family protein, which produces MDLDTFKPTFLIQIEGQDLSKDITQEITSFVFTDNEEELDVLELSVTDRNLQFVDDPLFQEGNEIVARFGYVGNLSPRKKAVIKDIDYDFPENGDPTIRIKAYDKGFKLAGKENQKVWQKPAPGILYSEIAEQVAAANGLTPVVTATKGTHLRVTQSNISDAQFLKELAEKARDRDGDGVSGYVFYIQDDELHFHPRELDQTPLLTLEYFTDTKGLLRSFRPSTQSQGAKGAGVETKTVGVDPRKKDVVEHKANNATTPERTALGKQTYLVDGNTGEGSFKEQETGQIVPCFDRSEGFHEEPRQEPAQDSAEGKFREAELRQVEADAATIGIPQLRAKKNVEIKGVGQKFSGIYYCHSVRHSISSAGYLCELKLKKNALGKGAGDKSAESQGKPNDKEAPPTPQNEPPAMVTIDADSGAVTQGGGNG; this is translated from the coding sequence ATGGATCTGGATACCTTCAAGCCGACATTTCTGATTCAGATCGAGGGGCAAGACCTCTCGAAGGACATCACCCAGGAGATCACCTCGTTCGTTTTCACCGACAACGAGGAGGAGTTGGATGTCCTCGAACTGTCGGTGACCGACCGCAACCTGCAGTTCGTCGACGATCCGCTGTTCCAGGAAGGCAACGAGATCGTGGCCCGCTTCGGCTACGTGGGGAACCTCTCTCCGCGCAAGAAAGCGGTCATCAAGGACATCGATTACGACTTCCCGGAAAACGGCGATCCGACCATCCGCATCAAGGCCTACGACAAGGGCTTCAAACTCGCGGGCAAGGAAAACCAGAAGGTCTGGCAAAAACCTGCTCCCGGCATCCTCTATTCGGAAATCGCCGAACAAGTCGCCGCCGCCAACGGCCTCACGCCGGTGGTCACGGCCACCAAGGGGACCCATCTCCGCGTCACCCAGAGCAACATCTCGGACGCCCAGTTCCTCAAGGAGCTGGCGGAAAAGGCCCGCGACCGCGATGGCGACGGCGTCAGCGGCTATGTCTTCTACATCCAGGACGACGAACTCCATTTCCATCCCCGCGAACTCGACCAGACGCCGCTTCTGACCCTCGAATATTTCACCGACACCAAGGGCCTGCTGCGCTCGTTCCGCCCCAGCACCCAATCCCAGGGAGCCAAGGGCGCGGGTGTCGAGACCAAGACGGTCGGCGTCGACCCGCGCAAGAAGGACGTAGTCGAGCACAAGGCCAACAACGCCACCACGCCCGAGCGGACGGCCCTGGGCAAGCAGACCTATCTGGTCGACGGCAACACCGGCGAAGGCAGCTTCAAGGAACAGGAGACGGGGCAGATCGTGCCCTGCTTCGACCGTTCCGAAGGCTTTCACGAAGAGCCGCGCCAGGAGCCCGCCCAGGACAGCGCCGAAGGCAAGTTCCGCGAGGCCGAGCTGCGCCAGGTCGAGGCGGACGCCGCCACCATTGGCATTCCCCAGCTACGCGCCAAGAAAAACGTCGAGATCAAGGGCGTGGGCCAGAAGTTTTCCGGCATCTACTACTGCCACTCGGTGCGCCACAGCATCAGCAGCGCAGGCTATCTCTGCGAACTCAAACTCAAGAAGAACGCCCTCGGCAAGGGCGCGGGCGACAAGTCCGCCGAGTCCCAGGGCAAACCCAACGACAAGGAGGCCCCGCCCACGCCGCAAAACGAGCCGCCAGCCATGGTGACCATCGACGCGGACTCCGGCGCGGTCACACAAGGAGGCGGCAATGGGTGA
- a CDS encoding DUF7768 domain-containing protein: MKRIFVCSPFAGDIARNVKVAEALCRQVMRNGHAPFAPHLLYPTFTDDSVPEQRETGIACGLAYMECCDEVWAFTGNGISSGMRLELDRAGQLGKPIIEIA, from the coding sequence ATGAAACGCATCTTTGTCTGCAGCCCGTTCGCGGGTGACATAGCCCGAAACGTCAAGGTCGCCGAGGCGCTTTGCCGCCAGGTCATGAGAAACGGTCACGCGCCGTTCGCGCCGCATCTGCTGTATCCGACCTTCACCGATGACAGCGTTCCCGAGCAGCGGGAGACTGGCATCGCCTGCGGCCTGGCCTACATGGAATGTTGCGACGAGGTGTGGGCGTTCACCGGCAACGGCATTTCCAGCGGCATGCGGCTGGAACTCGACCGGGCCGGACAACTGGGCAAGCCGATCATCGAGATCGCCTAG
- a CDS encoding phage tail tape measure protein, with product MNGNLGLGIVVSMKDAFSQNAQRIRGSMMDLDSTVADASERMTRNLDRIQQGTMMLGAGLALMAVPAALVASTAATQKALGELASLGVQDLRAIEDAAESFTNQWSGADKAAFITATYDVKSALSNLSDEAVGVFTSMAAMTAKATKATTQEMVGTFTTAYGIFKPIMADMNDMEWATAFSGAMAQTVASFKTNGTQMADAIKNIGAVAAASNIPLNEQLAVLGQLQTTMPGSEAGTLYKAFIMKAAEAGDELGLSFTDTSGRLKGVVPILQEIKRQFPDLSNAAAQVKLKKAFGSDEAVKFLLQMSAGMESLEGNIQSVGRAMKTGTAVTEQMADAMNQDIGAQFLLLRQQMANLSEILGRTLLPVVTPVINGVSRFILFLQRMAKSMPGVTRVVLGLSMALGTILVVAGAVTAAVGMVGLMLPAIKAGFVAISAALAGVGSAVATYFLPVTAIIAGVILSVYLLKRAWETNFGGIQDVITGAWNEVSLVFQGIRELVGSLSGGVGQMSAELAHKLESAGLLGFVVTVFKAYYRVREALAGLWDAFSHAFGRIRAILEPTVRTLMSAYAALASAVFSVVEIFGVAASATDGSSWRNFGTVIGTVAGVLLQGLAFALKIVAWNLSLIVRALAVVVRSVVWVGKIIVGSLVGATKFIYKFLLPVRMIGEAFVAAGKIVYSVWQVLTGDISLLDGLKAIGGAVYDFLATPFRWARDVVVGVWDFISGIFTSFGRLVADAAGQIRQAILNLPIISTLRDLFATVRSFFAGDTTFFEAGKKLLIALGEGIWSAVTYPFTMLKNALGKLRNLLPFSDAREGPLASLTASGSALLKTLADGMSLTQSLPAKVFGFAARGILSAAAGAWQQVKTAGGNLMDAASAPFRMAGKLWDGLTSGAQTVAAKAGAIFEGLKQSLFGGTPELAITPPQVNAWDALATGAVTVRDRIVATLSAVPGAVGRIFASAGTEGQSLWQRLSSGASAGIQAIKDRSAGIANGLLSSARAMLGVQTPIPQVAEQKQPLGAAPPAESIGQRIIESVLSLVPRLDECLVPKALSAMLMLQPVMATAAPPPQPMNGTVQTVAAAVELVSKNYIQPFAVEPAPEIGSASPALAGIERPKTAAPTPIAKPLQSGLAETVPSERLITPARTAPATPLRGEEAGPGLRELLESLLSRLDGLADRPVELSVTTNIDGRKVAEAVYRDLRERKIRNYETL from the coding sequence ATGAACGGCAATCTCGGACTGGGCATAGTGGTATCGATGAAGGATGCGTTCTCGCAGAACGCGCAGCGCATCCGTGGCTCCATGATGGACCTCGATTCCACCGTGGCGGATGCCAGCGAGCGGATGACCCGCAACCTGGACCGCATCCAGCAAGGCACCATGATGCTGGGGGCGGGACTGGCCCTGATGGCAGTACCCGCCGCCCTGGTCGCCTCCACCGCCGCGACCCAGAAAGCCCTGGGCGAGCTGGCGTCCCTCGGCGTGCAGGACCTCCGGGCCATCGAGGACGCCGCCGAATCCTTCACTAACCAATGGTCCGGTGCCGACAAGGCCGCCTTCATCACCGCCACCTACGATGTGAAATCGGCCCTGTCCAACCTCAGCGACGAGGCCGTGGGCGTCTTCACCTCCATGGCCGCCATGACCGCCAAGGCGACCAAGGCCACCACCCAGGAGATGGTCGGCACCTTCACCACGGCCTACGGGATATTCAAGCCCATCATGGCCGACATGAACGACATGGAATGGGCGACCGCCTTTTCCGGAGCCATGGCGCAGACCGTGGCCTCGTTCAAGACCAACGGCACCCAGATGGCCGACGCCATCAAGAACATCGGCGCGGTGGCCGCCGCGAGCAACATTCCCCTGAACGAGCAGCTCGCCGTGCTTGGCCAGCTTCAGACCACCATGCCCGGCTCCGAGGCGGGCACGTTGTACAAGGCGTTCATCATGAAGGCGGCCGAGGCCGGTGACGAGCTTGGCCTGTCCTTCACCGACACCAGCGGCCGCCTCAAGGGCGTGGTTCCCATCCTGCAAGAGATCAAGCGCCAGTTCCCCGATCTCTCCAACGCCGCCGCCCAGGTGAAGCTGAAGAAGGCCTTCGGCTCCGACGAGGCGGTCAAGTTCCTGCTGCAGATGTCGGCGGGCATGGAGAGCCTCGAAGGCAATATCCAGTCGGTAGGCCGGGCCATGAAGACCGGCACGGCGGTCACCGAACAGATGGCCGACGCCATGAATCAGGACATCGGAGCCCAGTTTCTGCTCCTGCGCCAGCAGATGGCCAACCTCAGCGAAATTCTGGGCCGCACTCTGCTGCCGGTGGTCACGCCGGTGATCAACGGCGTATCCCGCTTCATTCTGTTCCTGCAGCGCATGGCCAAGTCGATGCCGGGCGTGACCCGGGTGGTCCTGGGACTGTCCATGGCTCTCGGCACCATTCTGGTCGTGGCCGGAGCCGTCACCGCCGCCGTAGGCATGGTGGGACTCATGCTTCCCGCCATCAAGGCCGGGTTCGTGGCCATCAGCGCCGCGCTCGCCGGGGTGGGTTCGGCGGTCGCGACCTATTTTCTGCCCGTCACCGCGATCATCGCGGGCGTGATCCTCTCGGTGTATCTGCTCAAACGCGCCTGGGAAACCAACTTCGGCGGCATCCAGGATGTCATCACCGGGGCCTGGAACGAGGTCTCGCTGGTGTTTCAGGGGATCAGAGAGCTGGTGGGTTCGCTCAGCGGCGGCGTCGGGCAGATGTCGGCCGAACTGGCCCATAAGCTCGAATCCGCCGGATTGCTGGGTTTCGTGGTCACCGTCTTCAAGGCCTATTACCGCGTTCGTGAGGCCCTGGCCGGATTGTGGGACGCTTTTTCTCATGCCTTTGGCCGCATCCGCGCCATCCTCGAACCGACCGTCCGCACACTGATGAGCGCCTACGCGGCACTGGCCAGCGCGGTCTTTTCAGTAGTGGAGATCTTCGGCGTGGCCGCCAGCGCCACCGACGGGTCGTCCTGGCGTAACTTCGGCACGGTTATCGGCACCGTCGCCGGTGTGCTTCTGCAGGGGTTGGCGTTCGCCCTGAAGATCGTGGCCTGGAACCTGTCGCTCATCGTGCGAGCCCTGGCGGTGGTGGTGCGCAGCGTGGTCTGGGTCGGCAAGATCATCGTCGGGTCCCTGGTCGGCGCGACCAAGTTCATCTACAAGTTCCTGCTGCCCGTGCGCATGATCGGCGAGGCCTTCGTGGCCGCCGGGAAGATCGTCTATTCCGTCTGGCAGGTGCTGACCGGTGACATCTCCCTGCTGGATGGTCTCAAGGCCATTGGCGGCGCGGTCTACGATTTTCTTGCCACCCCGTTCCGCTGGGCGCGGGATGTGGTGGTCGGTGTCTGGGATTTCATTTCCGGCATCTTCACCTCCTTCGGACGCCTGGTGGCCGACGCCGCCGGACAGATCCGCCAGGCGATTCTGAATCTGCCGATCATCAGCACCCTGCGGGATCTGTTTGCCACCGTGCGCTCCTTCTTCGCCGGGGACACCACCTTCTTCGAGGCGGGCAAAAAGCTGCTGATCGCCCTGGGCGAAGGGATCTGGTCGGCGGTGACCTATCCCTTCACCATGCTCAAGAACGCCCTGGGCAAGCTGCGCAATCTGCTGCCGTTCTCCGATGCCCGCGAGGGACCACTCGCCAGCCTGACCGCCTCCGGTTCCGCGCTGCTCAAGACTCTCGCCGACGGCATGAGCCTTACCCAGTCGCTGCCCGCGAAAGTGTTCGGCTTCGCCGCTCGCGGGATTCTCTCGGCCGCTGCGGGAGCGTGGCAGCAGGTCAAAACGGCGGGCGGAAACCTCATGGACGCCGCCTCGGCTCCTTTCCGGATGGCCGGAAAACTCTGGGACGGTCTGACCTCCGGCGCACAAACCGTCGCGGCCAAGGCCGGTGCCATCTTCGAAGGTCTCAAACAATCCCTGTTTGGCGGCACGCCTGAGCTGGCGATCACGCCGCCCCAGGTCAATGCCTGGGACGCGCTGGCCACGGGAGCCGTCACTGTTCGCGACCGGATCGTTGCCACGCTGTCTGCCGTCCCCGGGGCTGTGGGCCGAATCTTTGCCAGTGCCGGTACCGAGGGGCAATCCCTCTGGCAAAGGCTTTCCAGCGGCGCGAGCGCGGGCATCCAGGCGATCAAGGATAGAAGCGCTGGGATCGCCAACGGTTTGCTCTCCTCCGCTCGCGCCATGCTGGGAGTCCAGACCCCGATTCCGCAGGTGGCCGAACAGAAGCAACCGCTCGGAGCTGCGCCGCCCGCCGAATCGATTGGGCAACGCATCATCGAAAGCGTGCTCAGTCTCGTGCCGCGTCTGGACGAGTGCCTGGTGCCCAAGGCCCTGAGCGCCATGCTGATGCTCCAGCCGGTCATGGCCACGGCCGCGCCACCCCCGCAACCGATGAACGGCACCGTGCAGACCGTCGCGGCGGCCGTCGAACTGGTAAGTAAGAATTACATCCAGCCGTTTGCGGTGGAACCGGCACCGGAAATCGGAAGTGCTTCTCCGGCTCTGGCCGGGATTGAACGGCCCAAGACGGCCGCGCCGACTCCGATAGCGAAGCCCCTGCAATCGGGACTCGCCGAGACGGTGCCTTCCGAACGCTTGATTACTCCGGCCCGCACCGCTCCCGCGACACCACTGCGGGGAGAGGAAGCCGGTCCGGGTCTGCGCGAGCTGCTGGAATCCCTGCTCTCACGCCTCGATGGTCTGGCCGACCGCCCGGTGGAACTGAGCGTGACCACCAACATCGATGGCCGGAAGGTGGCCGAGGCGGTCTACAGGGACCTGCGGGAGCGGAAGATCAGAAACTACGAAACCCTGTGA
- a CDS encoding PAAR domain-containing protein — protein MSSQARLGDISSHGGVIITGASRTLDNGMPVARMGDLHVCPIPGHGVTPIVTGSFDTITEGLPNARIGDITACGAIIVTGSPNTIDN, from the coding sequence ATGAGCTCCCAGGCGCGACTCGGCGACATCAGCAGTCACGGCGGCGTCATCATCACCGGGGCGAGCCGGACGCTGGACAACGGCATGCCGGTGGCCCGTATGGGGGATCTGCACGTCTGTCCCATCCCAGGGCATGGCGTGACGCCCATCGTGACCGGCAGCTTCGACACCATCACCGAAGGATTGCCCAACGCCCGCATCGGCGACATCACCGCCTGCGGAGCCATCATAGTCACCGGCAGTCCCAACACCATCGACAACTGA
- a CDS encoding CIS tube protein: MAWDQQPIKGYLVDADTGERLEFQYNPNSISDEKSTDYATIKIPGMSHPRYQYVAGEPRRIAFKVELFKGPVKQKVDWLRSLQYPEHAGTMLKNAPHRVLLIFGDLYPGVTCIVRQVKARFFGLFDRDNLLPQRAEVDIVLEEYVDRSINWSEVRS, translated from the coding sequence ATGGCCTGGGATCAACAGCCCATCAAGGGATATCTGGTGGACGCCGACACGGGGGAGCGGCTCGAATTCCAGTACAACCCCAACTCCATCAGCGACGAGAAGTCGACCGACTACGCGACGATCAAAATCCCCGGCATGAGCCATCCGCGCTACCAGTACGTCGCCGGGGAACCGCGCCGGATCGCCTTCAAGGTCGAGCTGTTCAAGGGGCCGGTGAAACAGAAGGTCGACTGGCTCCGCTCGCTGCAATATCCGGAACACGCCGGAACCATGCTCAAGAACGCGCCGCACCGTGTGCTGCTGATTTTCGGAGATCTCTACCCGGGCGTGACCTGCATCGTCCGGCAGGTGAAGGCGCGTTTCTTCGGCCTGTTCGACCGGGACAACCTGCTGCCGCAACGGGCCGAGGTGGACATCGTCCTCGAGGAATATGTGGACCGTTCCATCAACTGGTCGGAGGTACGTTCATGA
- a CDS encoding DUF1353 domain-containing protein, which translates to MSTETKTLFSGTALGLSGPLRVEILPNGMTARLTQPFRVRTGAGRIIEVPAGFETDFASVPRLFWRVVPPWGRYSPAAVVHDYLYHTGKVSRLAADRLFLELMAALGVPLWKRQVMYWAVRLGGWLAWDASRKREAEHA; encoded by the coding sequence ATGAGCACCGAAACCAAGACCCTGTTTTCCGGCACCGCGCTGGGACTGTCCGGGCCTCTTCGGGTGGAGATCCTGCCCAATGGAATGACCGCGAGGCTGACCCAGCCGTTCCGTGTCCGCACCGGCGCTGGCCGCATCATCGAAGTGCCCGCCGGGTTCGAGACCGACTTCGCCTCGGTGCCGCGCCTGTTCTGGCGCGTGGTGCCGCCCTGGGGACGATATTCCCCGGCGGCCGTCGTTCACGACTATCTCTACCACACCGGCAAGGTCTCGCGGCTTGCTGCCGACCGCCTCTTTCTCGAACTGATGGCGGCCCTGGGCGTGCCTCTGTGGAAAAGGCAGGTCATGTATTGGGCGGTTCGTCTGGGCGGCTGGCTGGCCTGGGACGCCAGTCGAAAGCGGGAGGCGGAGCATGCTTGA
- a CDS encoding phage baseplate assembly protein V, translating to MLETRDRQSEERYRNRWYGKYRAFVRDNNDPERLGRVRLEIPAVLGSGRENWSEWAAPCFPYGGNDDTGMFLVPEEGASVWAEFEGGVVQYPIWTGVWLAKSNPGEQPEESKRTCANAFCHDCEDKVEHQANRHDDLEHKKYHGHPPYYCPRLKVLLKTETGHTILADDRDGDELLRIIDRAGQILTMEGKVKPEMQSGNALRRGTKDAEKGDQLDIASQIVGSRARVQLTDLCRQQVILEAWQDKEKVHILSCDKGRSRWQKILIDTTKGREKVHIWGLGGTQEILVDSTAAAEQIRLTDKAGQVVRMNAAPGQESISATDKSGSLVFMDGVAGNIIIRSTNTVLINT from the coding sequence ATGCTTGAAACCCGCGACCGTCAATCCGAGGAACGCTACCGCAACCGCTGGTACGGCAAGTACCGGGCCTTCGTGCGCGACAACAACGACCCCGAACGCCTCGGCCGGGTCCGGCTGGAGATCCCCGCCGTGCTCGGCAGCGGGCGGGAGAACTGGTCCGAATGGGCCGCTCCCTGTTTCCCCTACGGCGGCAACGACGACACCGGCATGTTCCTGGTCCCCGAGGAAGGTGCCTCGGTCTGGGCCGAGTTCGAGGGCGGCGTCGTCCAGTATCCGATCTGGACCGGGGTCTGGCTGGCCAAGAGCAATCCCGGCGAGCAGCCCGAGGAATCCAAGCGCACCTGCGCGAATGCCTTCTGCCATGACTGCGAGGACAAGGTCGAGCATCAGGCCAACCGGCACGACGATCTCGAACACAAGAAGTACCACGGCCATCCGCCGTACTACTGCCCGCGCCTGAAGGTCCTGCTCAAGACCGAAACCGGCCACACCATCCTGGCCGATGACCGCGACGGCGACGAGCTGCTGCGGATCATCGACCGCGCCGGACAGATCCTCACCATGGAAGGGAAGGTGAAGCCGGAGATGCAGAGCGGCAACGCCCTGCGCCGAGGCACGAAGGACGCCGAGAAGGGCGACCAGCTCGACATCGCCTCGCAGATCGTCGGCTCCCGCGCCCGCGTCCAGCTCACCGACCTCTGCCGCCAGCAGGTGATCCTCGAAGCCTGGCAGGACAAGGAGAAGGTCCACATCCTCTCGTGCGACAAGGGCCGCTCCCGCTGGCAGAAGATCCTCATCGATACCACCAAGGGCCGAGAGAAGGTTCACATCTGGGGGCTGGGCGGCACCCAGGAAATCCTCGTCGATTCCACCGCCGCCGCCGAACAGATCCGCCTCACCGACAAGGCCGGTCAGGTGGTGCGCATGAACGCCGCGCCCGGCCAGGAGAGCATCAGCGCCACCGACAAGTCCGGCAGCCTCGTGTTCATGGATGGGGTGGCCGGAAACATCATCATTCGCTCGACGAACACCGTCTTGATCAACACCTGA
- a CDS encoding baseplate J/gp47 family protein, which produces MGRASIGYINKDYESIRQELLAKIPQLTDRWTDFNHSDLGVVLLDLFCGVGDMLAYYLDAQAAEAFLPTARQRQNVINLCKLIGYRLDSPVASTTTLRFRLSAPLGKDLTIPAGTACRALLNDGEADFETVEDGLIPRGVLSVDIPARQGVRRTETFTSTGLPFQRIRLTGDVIAQGTITVTVGDDAWSEVDHFQDSLADSRHFMADLDALDISTLIFGDGQSGAVPAQESAITVSYLQTIGDQGNLGPNRITQLLSPVYLDGGQVSLTVTNPVPATGGASREALEHARRQAPAELRSLWKAVTLEDYQALAEGYPGVAKAKVLDTNACQNIRYYNVQLAIAPNGGGMPSALLKRDLAEFLERRKVITVEINLFDPIYRPVSIDAEVYVWPGEPLENVRSRIEAALTDFFSFDRVSFGQTIHFSDLVALIDGVRGVSHMHLYAPQQDIELRHGEIPVLGSVNLDLRRAG; this is translated from the coding sequence ATGGGCCGCGCAAGCATCGGATACATCAACAAGGATTACGAATCGATCCGCCAGGAGCTGCTGGCGAAGATCCCGCAGCTCACCGACCGCTGGACCGATTTCAACCACTCCGATCTCGGCGTCGTCCTGCTCGATCTGTTCTGCGGCGTGGGAGACATGCTGGCCTACTACCTGGACGCCCAGGCGGCGGAGGCCTTTCTGCCCACGGCCCGCCAGCGCCAGAACGTCATCAACCTCTGCAAACTCATCGGCTACCGGCTGGATTCGCCGGTGGCCTCCACCACCACGCTGCGTTTTCGGCTCTCCGCCCCGCTCGGCAAGGATCTGACCATTCCGGCGGGGACGGCCTGCCGCGCCTTGCTGAATGACGGCGAGGCGGATTTCGAGACGGTCGAGGACGGTCTGATCCCGCGAGGCGTGCTCTCGGTGGACATCCCGGCCCGTCAAGGCGTGCGTCGCACCGAGACCTTCACTTCCACGGGGCTGCCATTCCAGCGCATCCGCCTGACCGGCGACGTCATCGCCCAGGGCACCATCACCGTCACGGTGGGGGACGACGCCTGGAGCGAGGTCGATCATTTCCAGGACAGCCTGGCCGACAGCCGTCATTTCATGGCCGACCTGGACGCCCTCGACATCTCCACCCTGATTTTCGGCGACGGGCAAAGCGGCGCTGTACCCGCTCAGGAAAGCGCCATCACCGTCAGCTATCTGCAGACCATCGGGGACCAGGGCAATCTCGGTCCGAACCGGATCACCCAACTGCTGAGCCCGGTCTACCTCGACGGCGGCCAGGTTTCCCTGACCGTCACCAACCCGGTTCCCGCCACCGGCGGCGCTTCGCGGGAAGCCCTCGAACACGCCCGCCGACAGGCACCGGCGGAGCTGCGCAGTCTCTGGAAGGCCGTCACCCTGGAGGATTATCAGGCCCTCGCCGAAGGTTACCCCGGCGTCGCCAAGGCCAAGGTGCTCGACACCAATGCCTGCCAGAACATCCGCTATTACAACGTCCAACTGGCCATCGCCCCCAACGGCGGCGGAATGCCCTCGGCGCTGCTCAAGCGGGACCTCGCCGAGTTTCTCGAACGCCGCAAGGTCATCACGGTCGAGATCAATCTGTTCGATCCGATCTACCGCCCCGTTTCCATCGACGCCGAGGTCTACGTCTGGCCCGGTGAACCACTGGAAAACGTGCGCAGCCGTATCGAAGCCGCGCTCACCGATTTCTTTTCTTTCGACCGGGTCTCCTTCGGGCAGACCATTCACTTCTCCGACCTGGTGGCCCTGATCGACGGCGTGCGCGGCGTCAGCCACATGCACCTCTACGCACCGCAGCAGGACATCGAGCTGCGCCACGGCGAAATCCCGGTCCTCGGCAGTGTCAACCTCGATCTGCGGAGGGCCGGTTGA
- a CDS encoding GPW/gp25 family protein: MSYDFLGKGLRYPFRFQSVSGGTQVSTATSREHEHIRESILQILGTRIGERFMNPEFGSRLKDLVFEQNDEVLKGLLRHYVIDAIKRWEKRVIITEVRFDDRPLNIDGNLLLVHIAYRVIQSQVDGNLVYPFYREDPNNPAPSYPQPEPEPEPPPVRSVRLSPDVRSLFNLFWFDAAEMSPDPDDSFIWPAGEYEIAYIEGAFQDRNGKWIVSDPGDNHGHYLVFEGAPETEAPQAEHALYLAASGLGFNTQSQAEDNAAGTVHRITTSESGRIGLFYFEGKKESHYLNNTSGQPNPVWQLRGPL; this comes from the coding sequence ATGAGCTACGACTTTCTCGGCAAGGGGCTGCGTTACCCGTTCCGGTTTCAGTCGGTATCCGGCGGCACCCAGGTCTCGACCGCCACCTCGCGGGAGCACGAGCACATCCGCGAAAGCATCCTGCAGATCCTCGGCACCCGGATCGGCGAACGGTTCATGAATCCGGAGTTCGGCTCCAGGCTGAAGGATCTGGTGTTCGAACAGAACGACGAGGTGCTCAAGGGCTTGCTGCGTCATTACGTGATCGACGCTATCAAGCGCTGGGAAAAGCGGGTGATCATCACGGAGGTGCGCTTCGACGACCGGCCGCTGAACATCGACGGCAACCTGCTGCTGGTACATATCGCCTACCGGGTGATCCAGAGCCAGGTGGACGGCAACCTGGTCTATCCCTTCTACAGAGAAGACCCGAACAATCCCGCGCCCAGCTATCCCCAACCGGAACCCGAGCCGGAACCGCCGCCGGTGCGCAGCGTGCGCCTGTCACCGGACGTGCGCTCGCTGTTCAATCTGTTCTGGTTCGACGCGGCCGAAATGAGTCCCGATCCGGACGATTCCTTCATCTGGCCAGCCGGAGAATACGAGATCGCCTACATCGAGGGAGCCTTTCAGGACCGCAACGGCAAATGGATCGTTAGCGATCCGGGTGACAATCACGGCCATTATCTGGTCTTCGAGGGAGCGCCTGAAACGGAAGCGCCCCAGGCCGAGCATGCCCTCTATCTGGCTGCGAGCGGTCTGGGCTTCAACACCCAGAGCCAGGCGGAAGACAACGCCGCTGGCACCGTTCACCGGATCACCACGTCGGAGTCTGGTCGCATCGGCCTGTTCTATTTCGAGGGCAAGAAGGAATCCCACTACCTCAACAACACCTCCGGGCAGCCCAATCCCGTCTGGCAACTGCGCGGCCCGCTCTGA